One segment of Gordonia terrae DNA contains the following:
- a CDS encoding NfeD family protein, with amino-acid sequence MSALLWLAAAIVLTVAEMFGGELVLLMLAGGALAAAGVDFVFEPPLWVDGVVFALVSVLLLVAVRPIARRHMLNRPAVLMNTEALEGRPAVVTEQVDATDGRVKIDGDVWSARTMDPSQVLEPGTHVTVVEIDGATAVVWRA; translated from the coding sequence ATGAGCGCCCTGCTGTGGTTGGCGGCCGCGATCGTCCTGACGGTCGCGGAGATGTTCGGGGGCGAACTGGTCCTGCTCATGCTGGCCGGTGGCGCACTCGCTGCTGCGGGCGTCGACTTCGTCTTCGAGCCACCGCTCTGGGTGGACGGCGTCGTCTTCGCACTCGTCTCGGTGTTGCTGCTCGTCGCGGTTCGTCCGATCGCCCGCAGGCACATGCTCAACCGGCCCGCGGTGCTGATGAACACCGAGGCTCTCGAGGGTCGGCCCGCGGTGGTGACCGAACAGGTCGACGCCACCGACGGTCGGGTCAAGATCGACGGCGACGTGTGGTCGGCCCGCACGATGGATCCGTCTCAGGTGCTCGAACCGGGAACCCACGTGACCGTCGTCGAGATCGACGGCGCGACCGCGGTGGTGTGGCGCGCCTGA
- a CDS encoding VWA domain-containing protein produces MLSSPWWLLLLLVVVLLGVAYVYMLRRRRQRALTFANLDLLKSVAPADRGRLRHLPIALLIISLILLTVALSGPQADRKVPRNKATVVLVMDVSRSMNATDVSPSRIRAAQEAAKKFADELTEGINLGLISFAGTAASLVSPTPDHNATKVAVDKLRLDDKTATGEGIFAALQQISTLNAVLGGTEGAPPARIVLLSDGKETVPDDPDDPRGAFTAARKAKEEKIPVSTISFGTRTGTVELEGDRVPVPVDDDSLRKIANLSGGDFFTAASLDELNKVYEQLQDEIGYETRRGDNSKPWLIAGTLFALVSAFAALAINRRLP; encoded by the coding sequence ATGCTGTCCAGTCCCTGGTGGTTGCTGCTGCTCCTGGTCGTGGTGCTGCTCGGCGTCGCCTACGTGTACATGCTGCGGCGCCGTAGGCAACGCGCGCTGACCTTCGCGAACCTCGACCTGCTGAAGTCGGTCGCCCCGGCCGACCGCGGCCGGTTGCGTCACCTGCCGATCGCGCTCCTGATCATCTCGCTGATCCTGCTGACGGTCGCGCTCTCCGGCCCGCAGGCGGATCGGAAGGTGCCGCGCAACAAGGCGACGGTGGTGCTGGTGATGGACGTGTCGCGATCGATGAACGCCACCGACGTGTCGCCCTCCCGGATCCGCGCGGCCCAGGAGGCGGCCAAGAAGTTCGCCGACGAGCTGACCGAGGGGATCAATCTCGGTCTGATCTCCTTCGCCGGGACCGCGGCGAGCCTGGTGTCACCGACACCCGACCACAACGCGACCAAGGTCGCCGTGGACAAACTCCGTCTCGACGACAAGACGGCAACCGGCGAGGGCATCTTCGCGGCGCTCCAGCAGATCAGCACCCTGAACGCGGTGCTCGGCGGCACCGAGGGCGCGCCGCCCGCGCGCATCGTGCTGCTCTCCGACGGCAAGGAGACCGTGCCGGACGACCCCGACGATCCGCGCGGTGCCTTCACCGCTGCCCGCAAGGCCAAGGAGGAGAAGATCCCGGTCTCCACCATCTCCTTCGGCACCCGGACGGGCACCGTCGAACTCGAGGGCGACCGGGTGCCGGTCCCGGTCGACGACGACTCGCTGCGCAAGATCGCCAACCTGTCCGGCGGCGACTTCTTCACCGCGGCCAGCCTCGACGAACTGAACAAGGTCTACGAGCAGCTCCAGGACGAGATCGGTTACGAGACCCGGCGAGGGGACAATTCGAAGCCGTGGCTGATCGCGGGTACGTTGTTTGCGCTGGTGTCGGCGTTCGCCGCGCTGGCGATCAATCGCCGGCTGCCCTGA
- the inhA gene encoding NADH-dependent enoyl-ACP reductase InhA, with the protein MSGILDGKTVLITGIITDASIAFHAAAMAQEQGATVIITGIPERLRLIDRIAKRLPKEVPPAIGLDVTNEDDLDALAGKITELAPQGIDGVMHSIAFAPRTLMGPEAKPFLEGPGPDAAKAFEISAWSYASLARAVLPAMNEGGSIVGMDFDPRTAMPYYNWMGVAKAALESVNRYVAREVGNAKNVRSNLVAAGPIKTLAAKAIAGTATDDAKQLNMLNEYWDGASPIGWDVDDPTVVAKSVCALLSDWLPATTGSIVYVDGGASHNTWFPEGMTTGS; encoded by the coding sequence GTGAGCGGAATCCTGGACGGGAAGACCGTCCTCATCACGGGCATCATCACCGATGCGTCGATCGCCTTCCACGCTGCCGCCATGGCGCAGGAGCAGGGCGCGACCGTCATCATCACCGGCATCCCCGAGCGGCTCCGGCTGATCGACCGGATCGCCAAGCGGTTGCCCAAGGAGGTGCCGCCGGCCATCGGTCTCGACGTCACCAACGAGGACGACCTCGACGCGCTCGCCGGGAAGATCACCGAACTGGCACCGCAGGGCATCGACGGCGTCATGCACTCGATCGCCTTCGCGCCCCGGACGTTGATGGGCCCCGAGGCCAAGCCGTTCCTGGAGGGGCCCGGCCCCGACGCCGCGAAGGCCTTCGAGATCTCGGCCTGGAGCTACGCCTCGCTCGCCCGGGCCGTGCTGCCCGCCATGAACGAGGGCGGATCGATCGTGGGCATGGACTTCGACCCCCGCACCGCGATGCCGTACTACAACTGGATGGGCGTGGCGAAGGCTGCGCTGGAGTCGGTGAACCGGTACGTGGCGCGCGAGGTCGGCAACGCCAAGAACGTCCGATCGAATCTCGTGGCCGCCGGTCCCATCAAGACCCTGGCCGCGAAGGCCATCGCCGGGACCGCGACAGACGACGCCAAGCAGCTCAACATGCTCAACGAGTACTGGGACGGTGCGTCGCCGATCGGCTGGGACGTCGATGACCCGACCGTCGTCGCCAAGTCGGTCTGCGCACTGCTCAGCGACTGGCTGCCGGCCACCACCGGTTCCATCGTCTACGTCGACGGCGGCGCCAGCCACAACACCTGGTTCCCGGAGGGCATGACCACCGGCTCATGA
- a CDS encoding TVP38/TMEM64 family protein has translation MPDPSTVSEDVADPIGTDAADAADAGATGDARTPVPGRRRFDRRTVRRALFAAALLAAVLAGSYFVPLPSIVSVRDWGADLGPAFVWVFFLAYAVITIAPIPRSTFTVMSGVFFGPLVGFAGAMIASSIAAVAAFALVRRVGRDRVQPYLKTPVVRAVEYRLERRGWLAVGSLRFIAACPFSVANYCSALSSVRPVPYAVASILGMAPGTAAVVMLGDSLTGDTHPAQLAVTGGLFAIGIAGLVLDSRLPVVRAGATSSER, from the coding sequence GTGCCCGATCCTTCCACTGTCAGCGAGGACGTCGCCGACCCGATCGGGACCGATGCCGCCGATGCCGCGGACGCGGGAGCGACCGGCGACGCCCGGACCCCGGTACCCGGCCGCCGGCGATTCGATCGCCGAACCGTGCGCCGGGCGCTCTTCGCCGCCGCACTCCTCGCAGCCGTCCTCGCCGGTTCCTACTTCGTCCCGCTGCCCTCGATCGTGAGCGTGCGCGACTGGGGCGCCGACCTCGGCCCGGCCTTCGTGTGGGTGTTCTTCCTCGCCTACGCGGTGATCACCATCGCGCCGATCCCGCGTTCGACGTTCACCGTCATGTCCGGGGTGTTCTTCGGGCCGCTCGTCGGCTTCGCGGGGGCGATGATCGCCTCGTCCATCGCGGCGGTGGCCGCGTTCGCCCTGGTCCGCCGGGTCGGGCGTGATCGCGTGCAGCCCTATCTGAAGACGCCGGTGGTCCGGGCCGTCGAGTACCGGCTCGAGCGACGCGGCTGGCTGGCGGTCGGGTCACTGCGCTTCATCGCGGCCTGCCCGTTCTCGGTGGCGAACTACTGCTCGGCCCTGTCGTCGGTGCGTCCCGTGCCGTACGCGGTGGCCAGCATCCTCGGGATGGCCCCGGGTACCGCGGCCGTGGTGATGCTCGGCGATTCCCTGACCGGTGACACGCATCCGGCTCAGCTGGCGGTCACCGGCGGCTTGTTCGCGATCGGCATCGCCGGCCTGGTCTTGGACTCGCGCCTGCCGGTGGTGCGCGCCGGGGCGACAAGCTCCGAGCGTTGA
- the fabG1 gene encoding 3-oxoacyl-ACP reductase FabG1, whose product MTAASNEAQNPSRSVLVTGGNRGIGLAVAQRLAADGHRVAVTHRGSGAPDGLFGVKCDVTDSESVDRAFAEVEEHQGPVEILVANAGITDNMLLMRLSEDSFEKVVDANLTGAFRCAKRATKGMQRAKWGRMIFLGSVVAMSGIPGQVNYAASKAGLIGMARSIAREIGSRNITANVVAPGFIETDMTASMEDRYIEMAKQAIPLGRTGKPEDVAAAISFLASDEGGYISGAVLPVDGGMGMGH is encoded by the coding sequence ATGACGGCAGCTAGCAACGAAGCGCAGAATCCCTCCCGCTCGGTCCTGGTCACCGGCGGCAACCGCGGAATCGGCCTGGCCGTGGCACAGCGCCTCGCGGCCGACGGTCACCGGGTCGCGGTGACCCATCGTGGTTCCGGGGCCCCGGACGGACTGTTCGGCGTGAAGTGCGATGTCACCGACTCCGAGTCGGTGGACCGCGCGTTCGCCGAGGTCGAGGAGCACCAGGGCCCCGTCGAGATCCTCGTCGCCAACGCGGGCATCACCGACAACATGCTCCTCATGCGACTGTCCGAGGACTCCTTCGAGAAGGTCGTCGACGCGAACCTCACCGGCGCATTCCGGTGCGCCAAGCGCGCCACCAAGGGGATGCAGCGCGCCAAGTGGGGACGCATGATCTTCCTCGGCTCGGTGGTCGCGATGTCCGGCATCCCCGGACAGGTGAACTACGCCGCCTCGAAGGCGGGCCTGATCGGCATGGCGCGCTCGATCGCACGTGAGATCGGGTCCCGGAACATCACCGCCAATGTCGTGGCGCCCGGATTCATCGAGACGGACATGACCGCGTCGATGGAGGACCGCTACATCGAGATGGCCAAGCAGGCCATCCCGCTCGGCCGTACCGGCAAGCCCGAGGACGTCGCCGCGGCCATCAGCTTCCTCGCCTCCGACGAGGGCGGCTACATCTCCGGTGCGGTCCTGCCCGTCGACGGCGGCATGGGCATGGGGCACTGA
- a CDS encoding DUF3097 domain-containing protein, protein MDDRYGRDVLSQPRRAKPRPAEVAAERDLVVEDAATGFCGAVVGLEKSYAGDLVRLEDRRGQTRVFLMHPGAFLIDGRPVTLVRPRTRGPQKPAMTASGSRAATRARARTARASRIFVEGVHDATLLERVWGDDLRAEGVVVVSLDGLDNLDAALEEFQPASHRRAGVLVDHLVAGSKEAHLTAEVGEHVLVCGHPYIDVWEAVKPASVKITAWPRIPRGTDWKTGVCAELGWGEPRDGWRRVLSGVSSFRDLEVDLLRSVEELIDFVTAAEEPR, encoded by the coding sequence ATGGATGACCGCTACGGGCGCGACGTGCTCTCTCAACCCCGCCGGGCGAAGCCGCGTCCCGCGGAGGTCGCCGCGGAGCGGGACCTGGTCGTCGAGGACGCCGCCACCGGATTCTGCGGTGCGGTCGTCGGCCTCGAGAAGAGCTACGCCGGCGACCTCGTACGGCTCGAGGACCGGCGGGGGCAGACGCGGGTCTTCCTCATGCACCCCGGTGCGTTCCTCATCGACGGCCGCCCCGTGACGCTCGTCCGGCCGCGCACCAGGGGCCCGCAGAAACCGGCCATGACGGCCTCGGGTTCGCGAGCCGCGACGCGTGCACGCGCGCGCACCGCCCGCGCGAGCCGGATCTTCGTCGAGGGCGTGCACGACGCGACGCTTCTCGAACGCGTGTGGGGCGACGATCTCCGCGCCGAGGGTGTGGTCGTCGTCAGTCTCGACGGACTCGACAACCTCGATGCGGCGCTCGAGGAGTTCCAACCCGCGTCTCATCGACGCGCGGGGGTCCTCGTCGACCATCTGGTCGCCGGGTCCAAAGAAGCACACCTGACCGCCGAGGTGGGGGAGCACGTCCTCGTGTGCGGGCACCCCTATATCGACGTCTGGGAGGCCGTGAAGCCCGCCTCGGTGAAGATCACTGCGTGGCCGCGGATTCCGCGGGGCACCGACTGGAAGACGGGGGTGTGCGCGGAACTCGGCTGGGGGGAGCCGCGCGACGGCTGGCGCCGGGTGCTGAGCGGCGTGAGCAGTTTCCGAGACCTCGAGGTCGACCTCCTGCGCTCGGTGGAAGAACTCATCGACTTCGTGACCGCGGCCGAAGAGCCCAGGTGA
- a CDS encoding ferrochelatase has translation MSSPAPGDTAPFDAVLFLSFGGPDGPDDVMPFLENVTRGRGIPRERLESVAEHYLHFGGVSPINRLNLEMIDALRDELGRRGVDLPVYFGNRNWHPMVEDTLAEMYRAGHRRILVFPTSAWGGYSGCRQYHEDIDRALTALAEREPGSSRPDDAVVLRKLPQYWSHPAFVAAGADAVRRAFETLGPGDETPRLVFTAHSVPTSADAASGPAADGGGLYSRQVMAASQAVADELGVTAFDQVWQSRSGPPQIPWLEPDICDHLESLAAQGVRRVVVYPVGFISDHLEVIWDLDNEAAEVAERLGIDYARAATVGPDPRFISMIGDFVQGYAGGDGDLSAMGCGDNGRTCRDRCCVPAARPKKRVADQIRPTMGSDSRT, from the coding sequence ATGAGCTCGCCAGCACCGGGCGACACCGCGCCCTTCGATGCCGTCCTGTTCCTGTCGTTCGGCGGGCCGGACGGACCCGATGACGTGATGCCGTTCCTGGAGAACGTCACCCGTGGTCGCGGAATCCCGCGTGAGCGGCTCGAGTCGGTGGCCGAGCACTACCTCCACTTCGGTGGTGTCTCGCCGATCAACCGGCTCAACCTGGAGATGATCGACGCGCTCCGCGACGAGCTCGGCCGGCGCGGTGTCGACCTGCCGGTGTACTTCGGAAACCGCAACTGGCACCCGATGGTCGAGGACACGCTGGCCGAGATGTATCGGGCCGGACATCGCCGGATCCTCGTGTTCCCGACGTCGGCGTGGGGTGGCTACTCCGGCTGCCGGCAGTATCACGAGGACATCGACCGGGCGCTGACAGCGCTGGCCGAACGCGAGCCGGGCAGCAGTCGTCCCGACGACGCGGTGGTGTTGCGCAAACTTCCGCAGTACTGGTCGCATCCGGCGTTCGTCGCAGCCGGGGCCGACGCGGTACGTCGCGCGTTCGAGACGCTCGGCCCCGGTGACGAGACCCCGCGGCTGGTGTTCACCGCCCACTCGGTACCGACCTCGGCCGACGCCGCGTCGGGGCCCGCAGCGGACGGCGGCGGCCTGTACTCGCGCCAGGTGATGGCTGCCTCACAGGCTGTCGCCGACGAACTCGGCGTCACCGCCTTCGATCAGGTCTGGCAGTCGCGGTCGGGTCCGCCGCAGATCCCATGGCTCGAGCCGGACATCTGTGATCATCTGGAAAGCCTTGCTGCCCAGGGGGTCCGGCGCGTGGTGGTGTACCCCGTGGGGTTCATCTCCGACCATCTCGAGGTGATCTGGGATCTGGACAACGAGGCCGCCGAGGTCGCCGAACGGCTGGGCATCGACTATGCGCGCGCCGCCACCGTCGGTCCCGATCCGCGTTTCATCTCGATGATCGGCGACTTCGTCCAGGGCTACGCCGGGGGCGACGGCGATCTGTCCGCCATGGGGTGCGGCGACAACGGTCGTACGTGTCGAGATCGGTGTTGTGTGCCTGCGGCGCGACCGAAGAAGAGGGTGGCCGACCAGATTCGGCCGACAATGGGAAGCGATTCGCGAACATAA
- a CDS encoding methylmalonyl-CoA mutase family protein: MPQQTDQPKPDPELDQAYQAWSTAAAAVLAKSRRVDVDELPDTPEALLSTDTADGLTIRPLYTRRDELAEPGVPGRFPFVRGADPARDVTTGWRVTERFGDDAASAEDLNELILEAMANGTSGLWLSVSRPGDGLGVADLATALRGVYLDLVPVTLDAGTEGIAAARELLTLKEQAQSAPVAAAPTAATVHSFGLSPLTAAFSGRPTVDPDEATALAASGLPDGVRTFRVDGSDFATAGADNGLELALTVAAAVAHLRDLTAAGLSAEAALGQITFGVSADDDQFATIAKFRALRKIWARVAEVVGAPAAGGALTHGVTDLSMYSQRDPWVNMLRSTIAAFGAGVGGADQLTVLGYDATIPADKRTSSASFSRRIARNTQLLLLEESNVGRVLDPAGGSWFVESLTDEMATNAWTVFTEVEAAGGYRVALDTGWIAEKVDASLARRDTEVAHRRISVTGVNEFPNIDERALSETTGAPASAVTDVVTGTPRLARIGRAFEELRDRSDVVLAEHGARPSILLIPLGSVAEHNGRTTFVANFLGAGGITVVNPGPLTADKIGDAVAGASTPIAVLCGTKARYAEEGPAALAAARAAGLSKVLLAGPDKEWPEGDDRPDGSLRVGIDAVSTLGDLLDQLASTSPTTAGATA, from the coding sequence ATGCCACAGCAAACTGACCAGCCCAAACCGGACCCAGAACTCGATCAGGCCTACCAGGCGTGGTCCACGGCCGCCGCGGCCGTTCTGGCGAAGTCGCGACGTGTCGACGTCGACGAGCTGCCCGACACACCCGAGGCGCTGCTCTCGACCGACACCGCCGACGGGCTGACCATCCGACCGCTCTACACGCGGCGCGACGAACTCGCCGAACCCGGTGTTCCCGGTCGCTTCCCGTTCGTCCGCGGTGCCGATCCCGCTCGGGATGTCACCACCGGCTGGCGTGTCACCGAGCGCTTCGGCGACGACGCGGCCTCCGCGGAGGACCTCAACGAGCTCATCCTCGAGGCGATGGCCAACGGGACGAGCGGACTCTGGCTCTCGGTGAGCAGGCCCGGCGACGGGCTCGGGGTCGCCGACCTCGCGACAGCGCTGCGCGGCGTGTACCTCGATCTGGTGCCGGTGACCCTCGATGCGGGCACGGAGGGGATCGCGGCAGCCCGCGAACTGCTCACCCTGAAGGAACAGGCCCAGTCGGCTCCGGTCGCCGCCGCTCCGACGGCGGCCACCGTCCACTCCTTCGGACTGTCGCCGCTGACGGCGGCCTTCTCCGGCCGACCCACCGTCGATCCGGACGAGGCGACCGCGCTCGCGGCCTCCGGGCTGCCCGACGGGGTGCGTACGTTCCGCGTCGACGGAAGCGACTTCGCCACCGCGGGCGCCGACAACGGCCTCGAACTGGCCCTCACGGTGGCGGCCGCGGTCGCCCATCTCCGGGACCTCACCGCCGCCGGCCTCTCGGCCGAGGCAGCGCTGGGTCAGATCACCTTCGGCGTCTCGGCCGATGACGACCAGTTCGCCACGATCGCGAAATTCCGTGCGCTGCGCAAGATCTGGGCCCGAGTGGCCGAGGTGGTCGGCGCACCCGCAGCCGGCGGTGCGCTGACCCACGGCGTGACCGATCTGTCGATGTACTCCCAGCGCGACCCGTGGGTGAACATGCTCCGCAGCACCATCGCGGCGTTCGGGGCCGGTGTCGGCGGTGCCGACCAGCTCACCGTCCTGGGCTACGACGCGACCATCCCGGCGGACAAGCGCACCTCGAGCGCCTCGTTCTCACGTCGCATCGCGCGCAACACCCAGTTGCTGCTGCTCGAGGAGTCCAACGTCGGCCGTGTCCTCGATCCGGCCGGTGGCTCGTGGTTCGTCGAATCGCTGACCGACGAGATGGCCACGAATGCGTGGACGGTGTTCACCGAGGTCGAGGCCGCGGGCGGTTACCGTGTCGCGCTCGACACCGGCTGGATCGCCGAGAAGGTCGACGCCTCGCTCGCACGCCGCGACACCGAGGTCGCACACCGTCGGATCTCGGTGACCGGTGTCAACGAGTTCCCGAACATCGACGAACGCGCGCTGTCGGAGACGACGGGGGCCCCGGCTTCGGCGGTCACCGATGTCGTCACCGGAACGCCGCGTCTCGCGCGGATCGGGCGCGCCTTCGAGGAGTTGCGGGATCGTTCCGACGTCGTGCTCGCCGAGCACGGGGCCCGGCCCTCGATCCTGCTGATCCCGCTGGGCAGCGTCGCCGAACACAACGGCCGCACCACCTTTGTCGCGAACTTCCTGGGTGCCGGCGGCATCACCGTCGTCAACCCGGGCCCGCTGACCGCCGACAAGATCGGCGACGCGGTGGCCGGGGCGAGCACCCCGATCGCGGTGCTCTGTGGCACCAAGGCCCGGTACGCCGAGGAGGGGCCCGCCGCACTCGCGGCCGCTCGCGCGGCCGGACTGTCGAAGGTCCTGCTCGCCGGACCGGACAAGGAATGGCCCGAGGGAGACGATCGCCCCGACGGTTCACTGCGGGTCGGCATCGACGCGGTGAGCACCCTCGGTGACCTTCTCGACCAGCTGGCCTCGACATCCCCGACGACGGCGGGAGCTACGGCATGA
- a CDS encoding SPFH domain-containing protein: MEYEIFGLTVLVLLVLLVVVMLVKSVALIPQAEAAVIERLGRYTRTVSGQLTLLLPFIDRIRARVDVRERVVSFPPQPVITEDNLTLSIDTVVYFQVTNPRAAVYEIDDYIAGVEQLTITTLRNVVGGMTLEETLTSRDSINGQLRGVLDEATGRWGLRVARVELKSIMPPPSIQESMEKQMKADREKRATILSAEGQRESAIKTAEGNKQSQILAAEGAKQAAILAAEADRQSRILRAQGERAASYLNAQGEAKAIEKTFAAIKAAKPTPELLAYQYLQQLPEMAKGEGSKVWVVPSDFGSALQGFAKSFGVQGDDGVFRYEPTDSPPSPIDDTETEDWFSMASDPKVAQAVAEAEAVARTPVAPEITARAGRASRHVPPVGTEPAELTDGGWSEPADPGTSEPTT, encoded by the coding sequence ATGGAGTACGAGATCTTCGGCCTGACCGTCCTCGTCTTGCTCGTGTTGCTCGTGGTGGTGATGCTGGTCAAGTCGGTGGCCCTCATCCCGCAGGCGGAGGCGGCGGTGATCGAGCGACTGGGCCGCTACACGCGGACCGTGTCCGGGCAACTCACGCTGCTGTTGCCGTTCATCGACCGCATCCGCGCTCGCGTGGATGTCCGTGAGCGGGTGGTCTCGTTCCCGCCGCAGCCGGTCATCACCGAGGACAATCTGACCCTGTCCATCGACACGGTCGTCTACTTCCAGGTCACCAACCCGCGGGCCGCCGTGTACGAGATCGACGACTACATCGCCGGCGTCGAACAGCTGACCATCACGACCCTGCGCAACGTGGTCGGCGGGATGACACTCGAGGAGACCCTGACCTCTCGCGACTCCATCAACGGTCAGCTGCGCGGAGTCCTCGACGAGGCGACCGGCCGCTGGGGACTCCGGGTCGCACGCGTCGAGCTGAAATCGATCATGCCGCCGCCGTCGATCCAGGAGTCGATGGAGAAGCAGATGAAGGCCGACCGCGAGAAGCGGGCGACGATCCTCTCCGCCGAGGGCCAGCGCGAGTCGGCGATCAAGACCGCCGAGGGCAACAAGCAGTCGCAGATCCTCGCCGCCGAGGGTGCCAAGCAGGCCGCGATCCTCGCGGCCGAGGCCGACCGGCAGTCGCGCATCCTCAGGGCACAGGGCGAGCGGGCCGCGTCGTACCTCAACGCGCAGGGTGAGGCGAAGGCGATCGAGAAGACCTTCGCCGCGATCAAGGCGGCCAAGCCGACGCCCGAGCTCCTGGCCTATCAGTATCTACAGCAGTTGCCCGAGATGGCGAAGGGCGAGGGCAGCAAGGTGTGGGTCGTGCCCTCCGACTTCGGTTCGGCCCTACAGGGATTCGCCAAGTCGTTCGGTGTGCAGGGGGACGATGGGGTGTTCCGGTACGAGCCGACGGACTCGCCGCCCTCGCCGATCGACGACACGGAGACCGAGGACTGGTTCTCGATGGCCTCGGATCCGAAGGTCGCGCAGGCGGTCGCCGAGGCCGAGGCGGTCGCCCGTACCCCGGTCGCGCCCGAGATCACGGCGCGCGCCGGGCGCGCCTCACGACATGTACCGCCGGTCGGGACCGAGCCGGCCGAACTCACCGATGGCGGTTGGTCCGAACCCGCGGATCCGGGCACGTCCGAGCCCACGACGTAG